In Gemmatimonadaceae bacterium, the following proteins share a genomic window:
- a CDS encoding cytochrome c biogenesis protein CcdA, translated as MDLSSVLPNLSGNPLKALPFVFAGGVLTSLTPCIYPMIPITAAIVGGTTVGDPGAKPARWRPVILTVSYVLGLALVYSALGLFAGMTGTLFGSVSSNPWLYFVMANVLLLASLAMLDVLPVRVPTAILERAASAGTAGRVSGAFTMGAMSGLVAAPCSAPVMAAVLTWVSSTKSAGLGFLYLFVFSLGMCTLLVVVGLSSGAIARLPRAGMWMVWIKRVFALVMIGVAEYYLVKMGQLIL; from the coding sequence GTGGACCTCTCCTCCGTGCTTCCCAATCTCTCCGGCAACCCGCTCAAGGCGCTTCCCTTCGTCTTCGCCGGCGGCGTGCTGACCAGTTTGACACCGTGCATCTATCCGATGATCCCGATCACCGCGGCGATCGTCGGCGGAACGACGGTCGGCGATCCGGGGGCGAAGCCCGCGCGATGGCGTCCCGTGATCCTCACAGTGTCCTACGTGCTCGGCCTCGCGCTTGTTTACTCCGCGCTCGGCCTGTTCGCGGGCATGACGGGAACACTGTTCGGTTCCGTCAGTAGCAATCCATGGCTGTACTTCGTCATGGCGAACGTGCTGCTGCTGGCCTCGCTGGCCATGCTCGACGTGCTTCCGGTACGCGTACCGACGGCGATTCTCGAGCGGGCGGCGAGCGCGGGAACCGCGGGCCGCGTGTCCGGTGCGTTCACTATGGGAGCGATGTCCGGGCTCGTCGCGGCGCCATGCTCGGCGCCCGTGATGGCGGCGGTGCTCACCTGGGTGTCGTCGACGAAAAGCGCCGGCCTCGGATTTTTGTACTTGTTCGTGTTCTCGCTCGGCATGTGTACGCTGCTCGTGGTCGTCGGCTTGTCGTCGGGCGCGATCGCGCGGCTGCCGCGCGCCGGGATGTGGATGGTGTGGATCAAGCGCGTGTTCGCGCTCGTGATGATCGGCGTGGCGGAATACTATCTCGTGAAAATGGGGCAACTGATTCTATGA
- a CDS encoding TlpA disulfide reductase family protein: MSGFVSKMLHARSLPVAIAALVLAFTPASARAQDLGIEVGSAAPGAKVQTLDGKEADLSQYIGKSPVVMEFWATWCPNCKELEPALLAAATKYDGKVKFVGVAVSVNESPALVKAFAAKHKLPGEQVFDAKGNATGAYDVPATSYVVVIDKAGKVVYTGLGGKQNLEAAIKKAL; the protein is encoded by the coding sequence ATGAGCGGTTTCGTATCGAAGATGCTCCACGCCAGGTCGCTGCCTGTGGCGATCGCCGCGCTGGTGTTGGCGTTCACGCCGGCGTCGGCACGCGCGCAGGACCTTGGCATCGAAGTCGGCAGTGCGGCGCCTGGCGCGAAGGTGCAGACGCTCGATGGCAAAGAGGCGGACCTGTCGCAGTACATCGGCAAGTCGCCAGTGGTCATGGAGTTCTGGGCGACGTGGTGCCCGAACTGCAAGGAGCTCGAGCCCGCGCTGCTCGCGGCCGCGACGAAGTACGACGGCAAGGTGAAGTTCGTTGGTGTCGCGGTGTCGGTGAACGAGTCGCCCGCGCTGGTGAAGGCGTTCGCGGCGAAGCACAAGCTGCCGGGCGAGCAGGTGTTCGACGCCAAGGGCAACGCGACCGGTGCGTATGACGTGCCCGCCACGTCGTACGTCGTCGTGATCGACAAGGCGGGCAAGGTGGTCTACACGGGACTCGGCGGAAAGCAGAATCTCGAGGCGGCGATCAAGAAGGCGCTTTGA
- a CDS encoding helix-turn-helix domain-containing GNAT family N-acetyltransferase — translation MRDITRRAEAVRDFNRFYTRRIGVLGDAHLGSPFSLTEVRVLYELAHRDMRRDAPTASQIADALGLDRGYLSRTLRAFKRRGLVTATRGDDKRQTLLALTAAGRKAFAPLDRGARDAIVEMLSPLGDAEQQRIVEAMQTIRTTLDASNARGTETITLRTHRPGDMGWIVHRHGVLYAREYGYDERFEALVARVVAGFIDDFDPARERCWIAERDGEIVGSVFVVAKSKTIAQLRLLLVEPSARGRGLGRRLVDEVIRFARGVGYRKIRLWTQSELTSARKIYKAAGFTLVGREGHEHFGKRLEAEVWERGV, via the coding sequence ATGCGCGACATCACCCGGCGCGCGGAGGCCGTCCGCGACTTCAACCGCTTCTACACGCGCCGCATCGGCGTGCTCGGCGACGCCCACCTCGGGAGCCCGTTCTCGCTCACCGAGGTGCGCGTCCTGTACGAGCTCGCGCATCGCGACATGCGTCGCGATGCGCCCACGGCGAGCCAGATCGCCGACGCGCTCGGCCTGGACCGCGGGTATCTCAGCCGCACGCTGCGCGCGTTCAAGCGCCGGGGGCTCGTCACCGCCACGCGGGGCGACGACAAGCGGCAAACGTTGCTGGCGCTGACGGCGGCGGGCCGGAAGGCGTTCGCGCCGCTCGACCGCGGCGCCCGCGATGCAATCGTCGAGATGCTCTCCCCGCTCGGCGACGCCGAGCAGCAGCGCATCGTCGAGGCGATGCAGACGATTCGTACGACGCTCGACGCGTCGAACGCGAGAGGTACGGAGACCATCACGCTCCGCACGCATCGGCCCGGCGACATGGGATGGATCGTTCATCGCCACGGCGTGCTGTACGCGCGCGAGTACGGCTACGATGAGCGGTTCGAGGCGCTCGTCGCGCGCGTGGTGGCCGGCTTCATCGACGACTTCGATCCAGCGCGCGAACGGTGTTGGATCGCCGAGCGGGACGGGGAGATCGTGGGCAGCGTGTTCGTCGTCGCGAAGTCGAAGACGATCGCGCAGCTGCGGCTGCTGCTCGTCGAGCCGAGTGCGCGTGGACGGGGCCTGGGCCGTCGCCTGGTCGACGAAGTGATTCGATTCGCGCGCGGCGTGGGCTACAGGAAGATCCGTCTGTGGACGCAAAGCGAGCTGACGTCGGCGCGGAAGATCTACAAGGCGGCGGGCTTCACGCTCGTGGGCCGCGAGGGGCACGAGCACTTTGGGAAGCGGCTCGAGGCGGAGGTGTGGGAACGGGGCGTCTAG